CCGCCAAGACGCCAAGTTCGCAAAGTAGATGGTTCACTTCAACTCCATTGCCTTGGCGTCCTTTGCGTCTTGGCGGTGAAAAATCCTCTCCCGATCCTGTTATCGATGAAACCCTCGCTCGCCTTTCTGTTTTGCCTCGTCGCGCCGCTGGTCGCGGAAGAACGCCCGACCTTCTATCCCTTCGATATCACGCTCGGCGGCACCAAGGCGGAGATGAAGGCCGGCAACGAACTCTTCGCCGAAGTTGGCAAGCCCGTCACCGCCGATGCCGTGCTCGCGCTGGAGAAAGAGGTGCCGATGCTCATCGTGAATGCTTTCCCCTGCAAGGAGGACGGCACGGTCGAAGAAGCCCAGGCCGCGGCGATCATCTTCGCGAACAACGTCAAGGAGGTGAAGCTCGACGCCACCATGGACAAGAAGAAGCTCGCTCCGGGCACCTACCTCGCCAACGTGGTTGCCGAGGGGAAGACCTCGCGCATCGTCTTCACCGTGGCTGCGCCGGACGCGAAGCCGAAGGTCGATTTCTCGAAGGTCCTGGGGTTTCTGAAGAAGAAGGCGGGACAGTAACCTTTCCCGCGCAAGGGGCGGAACGATGAGCGGGCGTAGCACCGTTGCTCCGACCGCACCTAACGGAACGGCGCAGCCGTTCCGCTACCCACCCACCTTCAAGCTCATCCCCATCTCGCGGAAGATCCGGTCGCGGGCGGCGAGGTAGCCGTGGGAATCGAGGTCGCGCGGGCGGGGGATGTCGATCGGGAGGCTGAGCTGTACCGTCGCCGGGCGGCGGCTCATCACCAGCACGGTATCGGCGAGCTGCACTGCTTCCTCGATGTCGTGGGTGACGAACAGGATCGTCTTCTTTTCTTCTTGCCAGATCCGCACCAGGTCGGCCCGCATCTTAAGGCGGGTGATGAAGTCGAGCGCGCCGAAGGGCTCGTCCATGTAGATGATGTCGGGCGCCGAGGCGAGCGCGCGGGCGATCTCGACGCGCTGGCGCATGCCGCCGGAAAGCTCGCGCGGATAGCTCTTCTCGAAGCCGGTCAGGCTGACCATGTCGATGTAGTGGCGGACGATCTCGCTTCGCTCCTTCTCGCTCTTGTCGGAAAGTCCGAAGCCGACGTTGTCCTCGACGGTGAGCCACGGGAACACGCCGTTTTCCTGGAAGACGAAGATGCGCTTGGGATCCGGGCCGGTGACGGGCTTGCCTTCCACCACGGCCGTGCCGGAACTCTGCTTGAGAAATCCGCCGATGATATTGAGCAGCGTCGATTTGCCGCAGCCGGACGGGCCGACGATGCAGACAAACTCTCCGCGCTTCACGCTGAGATTGACGTTCTCGAGCACGTGGACCTGCTCACCCTTGCGCTTGCCGGGGAAGGTCATCCAAAGGTCGCGGACTTCGATGGCGTGGTCGTTGGTCACGTCAACCTTCGAGGTGGGGAGTTCGCTATTCAATGTTACGGAGGCGTTCATTTGTTGGCATAGCCCCAGCGGACTTCGTCGAATTTCTCGAGCTGGCGCACCGCGAAATCGAGTGTGAGACCGATCAAGCCGATCATCACCATGCCGGCGACGACGAGGTCATAGCGTTTTCCCGCATTGCGCGAATCGATGATCAGGTAGCCGAGGCCGGAATCGACCGCGATCATTTCGGCGGCGACCACCACCAGCCATCCGATGCCCAGTGAGATGCGCAGGCCGGTCAGGATTTGCGGCAGGCATGCGGGAAGGATCACCTGGCGGAAGAGTTGACTGTCCTTCAGGCCAAAGTTGCGCGCCGCGCGGACGTAGACGGGCTGCATGTTGGCCACTGCCGCCGCGGTGGAGGTGATGATCGGGAACACGGCCGCCAGGAAAATCAGGAAGACCGATGCGACATCGGTGACTCCGAACCACAGGATCGCCACGGGAATCCAAGCGATTGGGGAGATCGGCCTGAAGATTTGAACCACCGGATTGAATGCAGCGGAAGCGGGGGCGTACCAGCCCAACAGCAAGCCGAAAGGCACCCCTAACAAAGTCGCCAGTCCCAAACCCCACGTGACCCGGAACAGCGACGCCATCGTGTATTTGAGCAGAACGCCTTTTTGCACCAGTTCGATGAGGCCGAGGACGACCTGCCACGGTGTGGGAAATATGTCGCTGCCGGTAAGTTTCACGGCGAAGTGCCAGGCGAGGAGGAAGAACGCGGCAACGCCAAGCGGGAGGGTCAGTTCTTTCTTCATTTGCCTGCTTCGAGATCTTTTAGCGCCTGCGCCGGTGAATAATCATACGCCTTCTTCTGCGACTCGACCGCCTCGCTGAAGCGAGTGTCGGTGTAGTCTTCAAAATGGGCGGTACCTTTGAGGATACCGGATTGAACACCGAGCTTCTCGATCTCCTCGAAGTTCGCGCGTTGCAGGGCAAGGTTGCTGTAGGTCACGCGATCGGGCGGCTTGCTGAGCACGAATTCCAGCAGGCGCGGATGCTGATTGTAGTAGCGCTTGGAAACGAACTGCGCGGTCGCCGAGCGGTTCTCGGGGCCTTTGTCGATCCACATGCCGCTGTTGGCGATGCCGCTGACGAGCTTCTGCACGCGGTCGGGATGGTCGCGGATCTCATCCTCGTGCACCGCCAGCACGCAGGAGATGAAATTCGGCCAGATGTCCTTGGTCAGATAGAGCACGCGGCCGTAACCATCGAGTTCGCACTGGCCCATGAAGGGTTCGCCGCTGGTCACCGCATCCACCGATTTCGAGTAGAGGCCGGCCGGCATGTCCGGCGGTGGCATCTCGATCAGTTTGATGTCGTTGATGCTCATTCCGGCGTTGTTTAGCGCGCGGAAAATCAGCAACCGCTGGTTCGAGTAGCGGTTCGGCACGGCGACGGTCTTGCCGCGGAGGTCGGCGATGCTGCGGATGTCCGAGTCCTTCTGAACCATCAGCGCGGTGCCGTCGCGGTGGCCGAGGTAGACGATCTTGATGGGCACACCCTGCTCGCGCAGCGCGATCGCCATCGGCGCGAGGATGAAGGTGGCTTTGGTGTGGCCGGAGATGAAGGCCTCCTTGAGCTCCGGCCAGCCGCTGAATTTCATCGGCTCGTACAGGCCCTCACCCTCGAGATTGCGATTGATGAAATCGGTGACCGGGCAGGTCAGGTGGCAGGTGACCGGCAGGAAGCCGATTTTCATCTTCTTTTCCTCCTCCTTTTGAAACCACTCGGATGGCTTCATGTTCAGGTATACATGGCCGACGGAAACGGCCGTCACCCAGAGGATTGCGGCGAAAGCGAATGTGCGGCGGAGCGTCATCAGGAGAGTGTCTTGCCGCAAAAAGAGGAACCCGGCGGCTCCGGGCTTGGCAATTCCTTTGTAGCGCCAGAGGTAGCGGTGAATTGCACTTTCGACGGGCGCGGAGATTGCTTGTTTCCGGGCCTGCGGGCTAAAATCGCCGCGTTCCCCGACTTCCTTTGGAGATGCCACGTCTTTCGAAAGATCAACATTCCTTGCTGGCCTCCACCGTCGACCGGTGGCTGAAGAAACACTATCGCGACCCGATCGACCTTCCCGCCTTGGCAGGGGAGATCGGGATCACCCCTTTTTTGCTCTGTCGACTCTATCGCGAGCGCTCCGGGAAGACCCTCCGCCTGAAGCAGCGGGAAATCCGCATCACCCACGCAGCGAAGCTTCTGTCCAATGGAGAGCGGAAGGTCGGCGATGTCGCCCGGGCGGTGGGCTATGGAAGTGTGAGCCACTTCACCAAGGCCTTCCTTGAGGAAAAGGGGACGCTTCCGAGCATTTGGAAAAGCCGGCCACGGATCGTCTCCGTTCCGGAAACGGCGGGCAGCCTGCCGCCACCCGGGCTCACGTTTGTCAGGGCGACCATGGGAGAGGTGCCGCCGGAGCTTTCCTACGAGTCCGGGCAATGGATGCCTGCGCGCGCCGATCCTGCGCCACGGGCCCGCGCGGGACGAGGTTCCAAGCGCTCCGGAAAGCGATGGCAGGAAGGGAACGCCTTTCTCGATTGAGCCCGGCTCAGTAGCCCTTCGCCGGGTCGACCCGGTTCTTGAGCGCCAGGCCGCGGGCGAACCGGGACAGGTTGGTTAGAACCAATTCGTCCTGCCGGTCGGGCCGCTGGTCCGACGCCCAGGCCACGTGGGGCGTGATGACGACATTCGGCATCTTCCACAGCGGGTGATCCTGCGGCAGCGGTTCGGGGTCGGTGACGTCGAGGCCGGCTCCGGCGAGCTTCTTTTCCTGAAGGGCCTTCACCAGGGCGTCGGTGTCCACGATCTTGCCGCGCGAGACGTTGATCAGATAGGCCCCTTTTTTCATCGCGGCGAATTGGGTGGCCCCGAGCATTTTCTCCGTCTGGGGGGTATGCGGGACGCAGCTCACCACGACATCGGCGTCGGGCAGCAGTTCGTCGAGTTCGTCCGGCTTGCCGCTACGGTCGAGGGTCTGGGAAATCGGCAGGTCCTTGGGGTCGATCGCAATGACTTTCATGCCGAAGGCCTTGGCGCGCTCCGCGACCTGGGTGCCGATCCCGCCGTAGCCGATGACCATCAGCGTGCGGCCGCGCAGCTCGATCATCGGAAGCCGGGCATCGTTTCTGCCCCAGGCGCCTTGATCCTGTGCCCGCTGGAAGGCGGCCAGGTTGCGCGTCAGGGAGAGCAGCAGCGCGAACGCGTGGTCGGCGATCTCGGGGCCCTGCTGGATCTTGAAATTCGTCAGCGTGACCGAGCCGTCCTTGATCTTTTGCAAGGCGGCGAAGCGCTCGATGCCCGCGCCGGAAATGTGGATCCAGCGGAGCTTCGTGCCGGCTTCGAGCAGCCCCTCGTCCGGCGAACCGATGTAGCCTTCCGCGGCGGCGATCTTTTCCTTCGCGTCGCGCGAGCTGCCGTAGAAGTCGAACTTGAGCGTGGGGTGCTCCTTGGTGAGACCGGCGACCTCGTCCTTCATCGACTCCGGCAGCAGCACGGACTGGGCGGACGCGGTGCCTAGCAGGCAAGCGAGGGCGAGGGCGGCTTTCATGATCCGGAGCTATACGCGAGCGATCCCGGCCACGAAACAAGGAATCACGAGGGAATGGGCTCCAGGTCGGCGGTTTTGATGATCTCCCACTCGCCATCCTTGCCGATCTTCATCACCCAGTCGTGATATTTCAGGAGCGTCGAGCGGTGACCGACGCTGACGTAGGTGTAGCGGTGCTCGCGGAGGTAGAGGTAGAGGTGTTCTTCATTGGGCTCGTCGAGCGCGCTCGACGATTCGTCCAGGAAGGCGATCGCGGGCTTCTTCATGAGCAGGCGGGCGAATGACAGCCGCTGCTGCTCGCCCAAGGAGAGCATGTTCGCCCAATCGGCCTCGCGGTCGAAATCGCCGTCCACCCGCTTGGCCAGTTCGGGCAGGTTCACCGTTTCGAGCACCTCCTGCAAGGTGGCGGGGTCGGTGTCGCGCCGGGCTTCCGGGTAGTCGAGCTGGGTGCGCAGGCTTCCGGGGACCATGTAGGGTCGCTGGGGCAGGAACATCATGTTCCGATACGGCGGGCGGCCGATCTTGCCCTCGCCAGAGTTCCAGAGGCCGGCGATGGTACGCAGCAGGGAACTCTTGCCCGAGCCGCTCTCTCCCATGATCAGCAGGCTCTTTCCCGGCGGAAGGCGGAAGGTGAGATCGCGCAGCAAGATGCGTTCGCCGCCCGGCGTGGCCACCGTGAGATTCTCCAGCGCAATCGTGCGCTTCTCCTCGCTTATCTCGATTTGCTCGTCGGTCTCGGCTTCGAGGTCGTCTTCTACGTCCCGCTCGTCGAGGAATTCCCACAGCGATCCCAAGCGGGTGACGCCGGCGGCGAAGGCGCTCAGCCTTTCGAACTGGGTGATGAAGAGCGACACCGCCGCGAGGAAGGCACCAAAGGCACCCATCGCTTGGGGGATGGTGCCGAACTCAACCTCCCCCCGCAGGAAGAGTGGCGCGACAATCGCCAGCGGCAGGATCAAGGCGAGCGAGTTGTAGCCGGTGGTGAAGAAGGCCAGATTCCGGTTCCACTTGATCAGCACCACCATGTTGCCCACCACGCCGCCGAGCCGCCGCCGCAGGTCGCGCAGCTCCTTGCGCTCGCCGCGGTAGAATGCGATCGATTCGGCGTTGTCCCGGACCCGCACCAAGCCGTAGCGGAGGTTCGCCTCGCGCTCGTACTGGAGGTAGTTCAGGCCGATCAGCCGCCGGCCAATGAGAAAGGCGACCAGTGTGCCGAAGAGGGCGTAGCCCACCAGCACGGCCACCAGCGTCCCGGAGATCATCCACAACTCACGGGCGAATCCGAGGATCTGAATAATCGAGTTGATCACCAGCAGCGAGAACGACAGCGAGGTGGTGGTGAAATTCCGGGCGTCTTCCGAGATGCGCTGGTCCGGGTTGTCGATCTCCTCATGGCCCTGCAAGCGGTAGTAGGCCCGGTTCGAGAAGTACCGGATCATGAAGGTGCGGGCGAGGAAGTCCCGCCAGTTCAGGGCGAGCCGCTCTTCCACGTATCGATAGAACGCAGCCAGCGGAATGCTCGCGGCGAAGGTGCCGATGTAGATCCACAGCGCTCGCTCGAAGCCCTCCGTGTCCTGCTTTTCGAGCGCGGTCATCACGTCCCGCATGACCCGCAGCGAGAAGATCGAGACCCACGTCACCGCGA
This sequence is a window from Luteolibacter arcticus. Protein-coding genes within it:
- a CDS encoding ABC transporter ATP-binding protein, which translates into the protein MNASVTLNSELPTSKVDVTNDHAIEVRDLWMTFPGKRKGEQVHVLENVNLSVKRGEFVCIVGPSGCGKSTLLNIIGGFLKQSSGTAVVEGKPVTGPDPKRIFVFQENGVFPWLTVEDNVGFGLSDKSEKERSEIVRHYIDMVSLTGFEKSYPRELSGGMRQRVEIARALASAPDIIYMDEPFGALDFITRLKMRADLVRIWQEEKKTILFVTHDIEEAVQLADTVLVMSRRPATVQLSLPIDIPRPRDLDSHGYLAARDRIFREMGMSLKVGG
- a CDS encoding ABC transporter permease; translation: MKKELTLPLGVAAFFLLAWHFAVKLTGSDIFPTPWQVVLGLIELVQKGVLLKYTMASLFRVTWGLGLATLLGVPFGLLLGWYAPASAAFNPVVQIFRPISPIAWIPVAILWFGVTDVASVFLIFLAAVFPIITSTAAAVANMQPVYVRAARNFGLKDSQLFRQVILPACLPQILTGLRISLGIGWLVVVAAEMIAVDSGLGYLIIDSRNAGKRYDLVVAGMVMIGLIGLTLDFAVRQLEKFDEVRWGYANK
- a CDS encoding ABC transporter substrate-binding protein, which codes for MTLRRTFAFAAILWVTAVSVGHVYLNMKPSEWFQKEEEKKMKIGFLPVTCHLTCPVTDFINRNLEGEGLYEPMKFSGWPELKEAFISGHTKATFILAPMAIALREQGVPIKIVYLGHRDGTALMVQKDSDIRSIADLRGKTVAVPNRYSNQRLLIFRALNNAGMSINDIKLIEMPPPDMPAGLYSKSVDAVTSGEPFMGQCELDGYGRVLYLTKDIWPNFISCVLAVHEDEIRDHPDRVQKLVSGIANSGMWIDKGPENRSATAQFVSKRYYNQHPRLLEFVLSKPPDRVTYSNLALQRANFEEIEKLGVQSGILKGTAHFEDYTDTRFSEAVESQKKAYDYSPAQALKDLEAGK
- a CDS encoding helix-turn-helix transcriptional regulator, which codes for MLASTVDRWLKKHYRDPIDLPALAGEIGITPFLLCRLYRERSGKTLRLKQREIRITHAAKLLSNGERKVGDVARAVGYGSVSHFTKAFLEEKGTLPSIWKSRPRIVSVPETAGSLPPPGLTFVRATMGEVPPELSYESGQWMPARADPAPRARAGRGSKRSGKRWQEGNAFLD
- a CDS encoding D-2-hydroxyacid dehydrogenase, which codes for MKAALALACLLGTASAQSVLLPESMKDEVAGLTKEHPTLKFDFYGSSRDAKEKIAAAEGYIGSPDEGLLEAGTKLRWIHISGAGIERFAALQKIKDGSVTLTNFKIQQGPEIADHAFALLLSLTRNLAAFQRAQDQGAWGRNDARLPMIELRGRTLMVIGYGGIGTQVAERAKAFGMKVIAIDPKDLPISQTLDRSGKPDELDELLPDADVVVSCVPHTPQTEKMLGATQFAAMKKGAYLINVSRGKIVDTDALVKALQEKKLAGAGLDVTDPEPLPQDHPLWKMPNVVITPHVAWASDQRPDRQDELVLTNLSRFARGLALKNRVDPAKGY
- a CDS encoding ABC transporter ATP-binding protein/permease is translated as MDQPPKFTRHVWKQLWRLIRPYFFGKTRGKAWTQLGTLITLSVAVTWVSIFSLRVMRDVMTALEKQDTEGFERALWIYIGTFAASIPLAAFYRYVEERLALNWRDFLARTFMIRYFSNRAYYRLQGHEEIDNPDQRISEDARNFTTTSLSFSLLVINSIIQILGFARELWMISGTLVAVLVGYALFGTLVAFLIGRRLIGLNYLQYEREANLRYGLVRVRDNAESIAFYRGERKELRDLRRRLGGVVGNMVVLIKWNRNLAFFTTGYNSLALILPLAIVAPLFLRGEVEFGTIPQAMGAFGAFLAAVSLFITQFERLSAFAAGVTRLGSLWEFLDERDVEDDLEAETDEQIEISEEKRTIALENLTVATPGGERILLRDLTFRLPPGKSLLIMGESGSGKSSLLRTIAGLWNSGEGKIGRPPYRNMMFLPQRPYMVPGSLRTQLDYPEARRDTDPATLQEVLETVNLPELAKRVDGDFDREADWANMLSLGEQQRLSFARLLMKKPAIAFLDESSSALDEPNEEHLYLYLREHRYTYVSVGHRSTLLKYHDWVMKIGKDGEWEIIKTADLEPIPS